The following are encoded in a window of Amaranthus tricolor cultivar Red isolate AtriRed21 chromosome 2, ASM2621246v1, whole genome shotgun sequence genomic DNA:
- the LOC130806802 gene encoding costars family protein-like, protein MNVEEEVGKLQEEIKRLGQIQPDGSYKVTFGVLFNDDRCANIFEALVGTLRAAKKRKILMYDGELLLQGVHDNVVITLNPPTAAPSNDAEKSS, encoded by the exons ATGAATGTTGAAGAAGAAGTTGGGAAGCTTCAAGAAGAAATCAAACGTCTTGGTCAGATCCAACCAGATGGATCTTATAAG GTCACATTTGGTGTCCTTTTCAATGATGATCGATGTGCAAACATATTCGAAGCTCTTGTTGGAACACTAAGAGCCGCAAAGAAGAGGAAGATTTTGATGTACGATGGAGAGCTTCTTCTACAAGGTGTCCATGACAATGTAGTCATTACCTTGAATCCTCCTACAGCAGCTCCTTCTAATGATGCAGAGAAGAGCTCATAA